In a genomic window of Lysobacterales bacterium:
- a CDS encoding aminotransferase class III-fold pyridoxal phosphate-dependent enzyme, with amino-acid sequence MDLLAKLKPLRDSAGAARTVGLSAQALAPFLDDRDLQEAIRAAVAAFEALRAEGSDLPDLDEHEQVRRMQAGFVNFYPDDAVNPYVALAAAGPWIVTLKGAVVYDAGGYGMLGFGHTPAQVIEAMSRPQVMANVMTPSLAQHRFVEAMRREIGHTRDACPYARFLCLNSGSESVSLAGRIADVNTRLQTDAGGRHAGKRVKRLAVKGGFHGRTELPALYSDSTRKTYAQHLASWKHHDAQLLTVDPYDVEALRAVFAQADAEGWFIEAMFVEPVMGEGDPGKALTPAFYAAARELTRRHDTLLLVDSIQAGLRAQGVLSVVDYPGFEGLEAPDMETYSKALNAGQYPMSVLAVTERAADLYRKGVYGNTMTANPRALDVACAVLASLSPELRVNIVERGREAVQRLTALAGELGGLVTRVQGTGLLFSCELAPQFKCYGAGSTEEYLREHGWGVIHGGANSLRFTPHFNVTGEEIALLVDGVRKALLEGPRKAQDAQQAA; translated from the coding sequence ATGGACCTGTTGGCCAAGCTCAAGCCGTTGCGCGATTCCGCCGGCGCCGCCCGTACCGTCGGCCTGTCCGCGCAGGCGCTGGCGCCGTTCCTCGACGACCGCGACCTGCAGGAAGCGATCCGGGCCGCGGTCGCCGCCTTCGAGGCGCTGCGCGCCGAAGGCTCGGACCTGCCCGACCTCGACGAGCACGAGCAGGTGCGCCGCATGCAGGCCGGCTTCGTCAACTTCTACCCCGACGATGCGGTCAATCCCTACGTCGCCCTGGCCGCGGCCGGGCCGTGGATCGTCACCCTGAAGGGCGCGGTGGTCTACGACGCCGGCGGCTACGGCATGCTCGGCTTCGGCCACACGCCGGCCCAGGTGATCGAGGCGATGTCCCGCCCGCAGGTGATGGCCAACGTGATGACGCCCTCGCTCGCCCAGCACCGCTTCGTCGAGGCGATGCGCCGGGAGATCGGCCACACCCGCGATGCCTGCCCGTACGCGCGCTTCCTGTGCCTGAACTCCGGTTCGGAGTCGGTCTCGCTGGCCGGCCGCATCGCCGACGTCAACACCCGCCTGCAGACCGATGCCGGTGGCCGTCATGCCGGCAAGCGGGTCAAGCGCCTGGCGGTCAAGGGTGGTTTCCACGGCCGCACCGAACTGCCGGCGCTGTACTCGGACTCCACCCGCAAGACCTATGCCCAGCACCTGGCGAGCTGGAAGCACCACGACGCCCAGCTGCTGACCGTCGATCCCTACGACGTCGAGGCCCTGCGCGCCGTGTTCGCCCAGGCCGATGCCGAGGGCTGGTTCATCGAGGCGATGTTCGTCGAGCCGGTGATGGGCGAAGGCGATCCCGGCAAGGCGCTGACGCCGGCGTTCTACGCCGCCGCCCGCGAGCTGACCCGCCGCCACGACACCCTGCTGCTGGTCGACTCCATCCAGGCCGGCCTGCGCGCCCAGGGCGTGCTGTCGGTGGTCGACTACCCGGGCTTCGAGGGCCTGGAGGCGCCGGACATGGAGACCTACTCCAAGGCGCTCAACGCCGGCCAGTACCCGATGTCGGTGCTGGCGGTGACCGAGCGCGCCGCCGACCTGTACCGCAAGGGCGTCTACGGCAACACCATGACCGCCAACCCGCGTGCCCTCGACGTCGCCTGCGCGGTGCTCGCCAGCCTGAGCCCGGAGCTGCGCGTCAACATCGTCGAGCGCGGCCGCGAGGCCGTGCAGCGGCTGACCGCGCTGGCCGGCGAGCTGGGCGGCCTGGTCACCCGCGTGCAGGGCACCGGCCTGCTGTTCTCCTGCGAGCTGGCGCCGCAGTTCAAGTGCTACGGCGCCGGCAGCACCGAGGAGTACCTGCGCGAGCACGGCTGGGGCGTGATCCACGGCGGCGCCAACTCGTTGCGCTTCACCCCACACTTCAACGTCACCGGCGAGGAGATCGCCCTGCTGGTCGACGGTGTCCGCAAGGCCCTTCTGGAAGGCCCGCGCAAGGC
- a CDS encoding SDR family oxidoreductase, whose protein sequence is MQSSFDLSGKVALVTGASRGIGEAIAHGLAGAGAAVVLTARKQGDLDAVAAAIAAAGGRALAVAAHSGDEAAVRAAVAAGVEAFGGLDILVNNAATNPHFGPLLAADDAAWDKTLDTNVKGYVRWVRAALPAMRARGGGKVINLSSILGRRAAHGMGVYCVSKAAVLMLTQALAIELAPDQVQVNAIAPGFVRTRFSASLWDEPRRAAALVSRIPQRRIAEPEAIVGAALYLASPAADFCTGATLEVDGGQLAGALAIPGFAEAVSAMAAGAPSATGD, encoded by the coding sequence ATGCAGTCAAGCTTCGATCTCAGCGGCAAGGTCGCCCTGGTCACCGGCGCCTCGCGCGGCATCGGCGAAGCGATCGCCCACGGCCTGGCCGGTGCCGGCGCCGCGGTGGTGCTGACCGCCCGCAAGCAGGGCGACCTCGATGCCGTCGCCGCGGCGATCGCCGCGGCGGGCGGGCGCGCCCTGGCGGTGGCCGCCCACAGCGGCGACGAGGCCGCGGTCCGGGCCGCGGTGGCGGCCGGCGTCGAGGCCTTCGGCGGCCTCGACATCCTGGTCAACAACGCCGCGACCAATCCGCACTTCGGGCCCTTGCTGGCGGCCGACGACGCGGCCTGGGACAAGACCCTGGACACCAACGTCAAGGGCTACGTGCGCTGGGTGCGCGCGGCGCTGCCGGCGATGCGCGCGCGCGGCGGCGGCAAGGTGATCAACCTGTCCTCCATCCTCGGCCGTCGCGCTGCCCACGGCATGGGCGTGTACTGCGTCTCGAAGGCCGCGGTGCTGATGCTGACCCAGGCGCTGGCGATCGAGCTGGCCCCGGACCAGGTCCAGGTCAATGCCATCGCGCCGGGCTTCGTCCGGACCCGGTTCAGCGCCAGCCTGTGGGACGAGCCGCGCCGGGCGGCGGCCCTGGTCTCGCGCATTCCGCAGCGCCGCATCGCCGAGCCCGAGGCGATCGTCGGTGCGGCCCTGTACCTGGCCAGCCCGGCCGCAGACTTCTGTACCGGCGCGACGCTCGAGGTCGACGGTGGGCAGCTGGCCGGGGCCCTGGCGATCCCGGGATTCGCCGAGGCGGTGTCGGCGATGGCGGCAGGCGCGCCGTCCGCCACCGGCGACTGA
- a CDS encoding ABC transporter ATP-binding protein, with the protein MEPVLAELRGIHKRYGSTIALTGVDLELRRGELLVLLGGNGAGKTTAIGILLGLLRADAGSVALCGGSPDQRAARAQVGAMLQTGGVPETLRVGELLDLFGSYYPAPLPVAEAARMAGVGDLLDRPYRKLSGGQQRRVQFGLAVVGRPALLVLDEPTVGLDIEARHGFWEGLRALVRAGTGVLLTTHWLEEAQALADRVAVLARGRVVAVDTLAGMQARGGERRVTCRTRLAPTQVAAWPGVSEVRTGDDGCLALMAADAEAVVRRLLERDPDLSDLEVRRSGLAERFLELTSEAA; encoded by the coding sequence ATGGAACCGGTACTGGCCGAATTGCGCGGCATCCACAAGCGTTACGGCAGCACGATCGCCCTGACCGGCGTCGACCTCGAGCTTCGCCGCGGCGAGCTGCTGGTGCTGCTGGGCGGCAACGGCGCCGGCAAGACCACGGCGATCGGCATCCTGCTCGGGCTGCTGCGCGCCGATGCCGGCAGTGTGGCGCTGTGCGGCGGCAGTCCGGACCAGCGTGCCGCGCGGGCCCAGGTAGGGGCCATGCTGCAGACCGGCGGCGTGCCCGAGACGCTGCGCGTCGGTGAACTGCTCGACCTGTTCGGCAGCTATTACCCCGCGCCCTTGCCGGTCGCCGAGGCGGCGCGGATGGCCGGGGTCGGCGACCTGCTCGATCGTCCTTACCGGAAGCTGTCGGGCGGACAGCAGCGGCGCGTGCAGTTCGGCCTGGCCGTGGTCGGCCGCCCGGCGCTGCTGGTCCTCGACGAACCCACGGTGGGTCTGGACATCGAGGCCCGGCATGGATTCTGGGAGGGCCTGCGCGCCCTGGTCCGGGCCGGCACCGGCGTGCTGCTGACCACGCACTGGCTGGAAGAGGCGCAGGCCCTGGCCGACCGGGTCGCGGTGCTCGCGCGCGGCCGGGTGGTCGCAGTGGACACCCTGGCCGGCATGCAGGCCAGGGGCGGCGAACGCCGTGTGACCTGCCGCACCCGCCTGGCACCGACGCAGGTCGCGGCCTGGCCGGGCGTCAGCGAGGTCCGGACCGGCGACGACGGTTGTCTGGCCCTGATGGCCGCCGATGCCGAGGCGGTGGTGCGCAGGCTGCTGGAGCGCGACCCCGACCTGTCCGACCTCGAGGTCCGGCGCAGCGGTCTGGCAGAGAGATTTCTTGAACTCACTTCGGAGGCGGCATGA
- a CDS encoding ABC transporter permease, producing MNILADAVATAPRNPWAREIRYEFLRLLRTPGFALPTLLFPPMFYVLFALLLPMGRSGNWQAAHYLLATYTVFGVMAPGLFGFGATVAVEREQGWLRLKRAAPMPAGAWLLAKAVMAVGFALLVFAIMAALAAGAGGVRLPASAWLALAAVAGLGVLPFCAAGLWIGLVASAQAAPAIVNLVYLPMAFLSGLWFPLMLLPAPVQAMAPLWPAYHLGQLALAAVGQGSSSAPALHALALLAFGGVFAGLAARALRRA from the coding sequence ATGAACATCCTGGCCGATGCCGTGGCGACGGCACCGCGCAACCCCTGGGCGCGCGAGATCCGCTACGAATTCCTGCGCCTGCTGCGCACACCGGGGTTCGCGCTGCCGACCCTGCTGTTCCCGCCGATGTTCTACGTGCTGTTCGCCCTGCTGTTGCCGATGGGCCGCAGCGGCAACTGGCAGGCAGCCCACTACCTGCTGGCCACCTACACGGTGTTCGGTGTGATGGCGCCCGGCCTGTTCGGCTTCGGGGCCACGGTGGCGGTCGAGCGCGAGCAGGGCTGGCTGCGCCTGAAGCGCGCCGCGCCGATGCCGGCCGGGGCCTGGCTGCTGGCCAAGGCGGTGATGGCGGTTGGCTTCGCCCTGCTGGTGTTCGCGATCATGGCGGCGCTGGCAGCCGGTGCCGGCGGCGTGCGCCTGCCGGCGAGCGCCTGGCTGGCGCTGGCGGCGGTCGCCGGCCTGGGCGTGCTGCCGTTCTGCGCCGCCGGCCTGTGGATCGGTCTGGTCGCCAGCGCCCAGGCGGCACCGGCCATCGTCAACCTGGTCTACCTGCCGATGGCCTTCCTGTCCGGACTGTGGTTCCCGTTGATGCTGCTGCCGGCGCCGGTGCAGGCGATGGCGCCTCTGTGGCCGGCGTATCATCTCGGCCAGCTGGCGCTGGCGGCGGTCGGGCAGGGCAGCAGCAGCGCCCCGGCGCTGCATGCGCTGGCACTGCTCGCCTTCGGCGGTGTGTTCGCCGGGCTGGCGGCCCGGGCGCTGCGCCGGGCGTGA
- a CDS encoding sensor histidine kinase — protein MKSLGLRLRAWLLPAAVVETLGWMPMLWLAYLGFLFVLPVATGFDDTRMWQATVATVPPFLWLYFRAFRHQGWPLLPWLLAIAALSFVLTPFNPFGNSYLIYAAAFAPLLGSLARALAVLGVVLALYALQAWWLATGLIPPLIALLVGTSVCLANHFYLVKHRQDGELRLGLEEVRRLAAVAERERIGRDLHDLLGHTLSLIALKSELASRLLASDPAAAQAEVAQIEQVARDALAQVRRAVTGIRAAMLRPELASARLLLGGAGVELDERLDDGHELPPDIETCLALVLREAVTNVQRHARAARVEVRLWQAAGAVVLEVADDGRGGARRRGNGLDGMVERLAALGGSLEMDSPPGGGTRLRARVPLPATLASSLDAQRSAA, from the coding sequence GTGAAGTCACTCGGCTTGCGGCTGCGCGCGTGGCTCTTGCCGGCGGCGGTGGTGGAGACCCTGGGCTGGATGCCGATGCTCTGGCTGGCCTACCTGGGCTTCCTTTTCGTCCTGCCGGTGGCCACGGGCTTCGACGACACCCGCATGTGGCAGGCGACGGTGGCGACCGTGCCGCCGTTCCTGTGGCTGTACTTCCGCGCCTTCCGGCATCAGGGCTGGCCACTGCTGCCGTGGCTTCTGGCGATCGCCGCGCTGTCCTTCGTGCTGACACCGTTCAATCCGTTCGGCAACAGCTACCTGATCTACGCCGCGGCGTTCGCGCCGCTGCTGGGCTCGCTGGCCCGCGCCCTCGCCGTGCTCGGCGTCGTGCTGGCGCTGTACGCGCTGCAGGCCTGGTGGCTGGCCACCGGCTTGATCCCGCCGCTGATCGCCCTGCTGGTCGGCACCTCGGTGTGCCTGGCCAACCACTTCTACCTGGTCAAGCACCGCCAGGATGGCGAGCTGCGCCTCGGCCTGGAGGAGGTGCGGCGGCTGGCGGCGGTGGCCGAGCGCGAGCGCATCGGCCGCGACCTGCACGACCTGCTCGGCCATACGCTGTCGCTGATCGCCCTGAAGAGCGAGCTGGCCAGCCGTCTGCTGGCAAGCGACCCGGCTGCGGCGCAGGCGGAGGTGGCCCAGATCGAGCAGGTCGCGCGCGATGCCCTGGCCCAGGTGCGCCGCGCGGTGACCGGCATCCGCGCCGCCATGCTGCGACCGGAGCTGGCGTCGGCGCGCCTGCTGCTGGGCGGTGCGGGTGTCGAGCTGGACGAGCGACTCGACGACGGTCACGAGCTGCCGCCCGACATCGAGACCTGTCTGGCGCTGGTGCTGCGCGAGGCGGTCACCAACGTGCAGCGCCACGCGCGCGCCGCGCGTGTCGAAGTCAGGTTATGGCAAGCGGCCGGCGCAGTCGTGCTGGAGGTCGCGGACGACGGCCGGGGTGGCGCGCGCCGGCGCGGCAACGGTCTGGACGGCATGGTCGAACGGCTGGCCGCACTGGGCGGCAGCCTGGAGATGGACTCGCCCCCCGGGGGCGGCACCCGCCTGCGCGCGCGGGTGCCCTTGCCTGCGACCCTGGCGTCGTCGCTGGACGCCCAGCGGAGCGCGGCATGA
- a CDS encoding response regulator transcription factor, protein MIRFVLAEDQGMVRGALAALLRLEPDLQPVAEVADGEAAWRAVREQAPDLLVTDIEMPGLTGLELAQRIQRHALATRVVIVTTFARAGYLRRALDAGVAGYLLKDAPASQLAEAMRQVHRGGRAIDPQLAVDAWGEPDPLTERERQVLRLAGEGLGANDIAARLNLSHGTVRNYLSEAIGKLGVGNRIEAYRLAHQKGWL, encoded by the coding sequence ATGATCCGCTTCGTGCTGGCCGAGGACCAGGGAATGGTGCGCGGTGCCCTGGCGGCGCTGCTGCGCCTGGAGCCCGATCTCCAGCCGGTCGCCGAGGTGGCCGATGGCGAGGCTGCCTGGCGTGCGGTGCGCGAGCAGGCGCCCGATCTGCTGGTCACCGACATCGAGATGCCCGGGTTGACCGGCCTGGAGTTGGCCCAGCGCATCCAGCGCCACGCGCTGGCGACCCGGGTGGTGATCGTCACCACCTTCGCGCGTGCCGGCTACCTGCGCCGGGCCCTCGACGCCGGTGTCGCCGGCTACCTGCTCAAGGATGCCCCGGCCAGCCAGCTGGCCGAGGCGATGCGCCAGGTGCATCGTGGCGGCCGCGCCATCGACCCGCAGCTTGCGGTCGACGCCTGGGGGGAACCCGACCCGCTGACCGAGCGCGAGCGCCAGGTGCTGCGACTGGCCGGCGAGGGCCTGGGCGCCAACGACATCGCCGCCCGCTTGAACCTCAGCCACGGCACCGTCCGCAACTACCTGAGCGAGGCGATCGGCAAGCTCGGCGTCGGCAACCGCATCGAGGCCTACCGGCTGGCGCACCAGAAGGGCTGGCTCTAG
- the queA gene encoding tRNA preQ1(34) S-adenosylmethionine ribosyltransferase-isomerase QueA: MKRTDFHFDLPPALIAQAPLLGRSDARLLHLPADGDLADRAIRDLPDLLSPGDLLVFNDTRVLPARLHARKRTGGVAEILVERLLGGAEVRALLGVSKKPRPGDRLDLEDGSQVEVLGRDGAFFHLRFADDLPLAERLERLGHMPLPPYIARDDDAADRERYQTVFARAPGAVAAPTAGLHFDQALLDALRERGVETGAITLHVGAGTFQPVRVDDIREHRMHSEWLEVDAALCERIAATRARGGRVVAVGTTVVRALESARQGGPAPRPFAGETTIFIHPGYRFASVDLLLTNFHLPESTLLMLVSAFAGRERVLAAYGHAVRQRYRFFSYGDAMLVAHLPTS, translated from the coding sequence ATGAAGCGCACCGACTTCCATTTCGACCTGCCGCCGGCGCTGATCGCGCAGGCACCGCTGCTCGGGCGCAGCGATGCCCGCCTGCTGCACCTTCCCGCCGACGGCGACCTGGCCGATCGCGCGATCCGCGACCTGCCGGATCTGTTGTCGCCCGGCGACCTGCTGGTGTTCAACGACACCCGGGTGCTGCCGGCGCGGCTGCATGCCCGAAAGCGCACCGGCGGCGTTGCCGAGATCCTGGTCGAGCGCCTGCTCGGCGGTGCCGAGGTGCGCGCCCTGCTCGGCGTCAGCAAGAAGCCGCGGCCGGGCGACCGGCTCGATCTCGAGGACGGCAGCCAGGTCGAGGTGCTGGGCCGCGACGGCGCCTTCTTCCACCTGCGTTTCGCCGACGACCTGCCGCTGGCCGAGCGCCTCGAGCGCCTTGGCCACATGCCGCTGCCGCCCTACATCGCCCGGGACGACGACGCCGCCGACCGCGAGCGTTACCAGACGGTGTTCGCGCGCGCGCCCGGCGCGGTGGCGGCACCGACCGCCGGCCTGCATTTCGACCAGGCGCTGCTCGACGCCCTGCGCGAGCGCGGCGTCGAGACCGGCGCGATCACCCTGCACGTCGGCGCCGGCACCTTCCAGCCGGTGCGGGTCGACGACATCCGCGAGCACCGCATGCACAGCGAGTGGCTGGAGGTCGACGCCGCGCTGTGCGAGCGGATCGCCGCCACCCGTGCCCGCGGCGGCCGCGTCGTCGCCGTGGGGACCACCGTGGTACGGGCGCTGGAGTCGGCCCGCCAGGGCGGTCCGGCACCGCGACCCTTCGCCGGCGAGACCACCATCTTCATCCACCCGGGCTACCGTTTCGCCAGCGTCGACCTGCTGCTCACCAACTTCCACCTGCCCGAGTCGACCCTGCTGATGCTGGTCAGCGCCTTCGCCGGCCGCGAGCGGGTCCTGGCGGCCTATGGTCACGCCGTCCGCCAGCGCTATCGCTTCTTCTCCTACGGCGATGCCATGCTGGTGGCGCACCTGCCGACCAGCTGA
- a CDS encoding GNAT family N-acetyltransferase, which produces MAEIRILSGTEVTPHLDDLARLRIAVFRDFPYLYDGDPAYERTYLSTYAGNPGSVFVLALDEGAVVGAATGVPMAGEPETVQGPWRQAGIDPATVFYFGESVLLPRWRGQGIGHAFFDARQAHARALGGFRLTCFCAVERPADHPLRPPGWRPLDGFWQSRGYRRHDDLACTLHWREVGSDAETPHRLAFWSRPEA; this is translated from the coding sequence ATGGCCGAGATCCGCATCCTCAGCGGCACCGAAGTGACGCCCCACCTGGACGACCTGGCGCGCCTTCGGATCGCCGTGTTCCGCGACTTCCCCTATCTTTACGACGGCGACCCGGCCTACGAGCGGACCTACCTGTCCACCTATGCCGGCAACCCGGGCAGCGTGTTCGTGCTCGCCCTCGACGAGGGTGCCGTGGTCGGGGCCGCCACCGGGGTGCCGATGGCCGGCGAGCCGGAGACGGTGCAGGGGCCGTGGCGCCAGGCCGGCATCGACCCGGCCACGGTGTTCTACTTCGGCGAGTCGGTGCTGCTGCCGCGCTGGCGCGGGCAGGGCATCGGCCATGCCTTCTTCGATGCCCGGCAGGCCCATGCCCGGGCGCTGGGCGGTTTCCGCCTGACCTGCTTCTGCGCGGTCGAGCGTCCGGCCGACCATCCTCTGCGGCCGCCCGGCTGGCGTCCCCTGGACGGCTTCTGGCAGTCGCGCGGCTACCGCCGCCACGACGACCTCGCCTGCACCCTGCACTGGCGCGAAGTCGGTTCGGATGCGGAGACGCCGCACCGTCTTGCGTTCTGGTCACGGCCCGAGGCCTGA
- a CDS encoding FAD-dependent oxidoreductase, with protein MVAMSFDSAAASLPHVLPSHLAERVRQINPGPLRGGGEFVLLWLHHACRDHDNPALDVALHLAADLDRPVLAYQGLGSGHRHDNDRHHAFILQGARALAPALARRGVRSVFWLPMTEPDGGVEAGPARSPLAALVRRACVVVTDDMPAPPWPRWLSGLAARVPTPLLAVDSACIVPMALSRTPPQRAFAFRERLWHELQARLDGDWPAAPDASPFTGDPGFAPFDLAGDLARAIGRCRIDHQVAPVAHTPGGSEAGYRRWQAFRASGLADYHRLRNDAAVAFPQGVSRLSAYLHHGMVSARRIAREAREAGGAGAAKFLDELWTWRELAWHWCARVDDPGTLDALPDWARDTLRAHTDDPRPAWRDLDALSSGRSGVALWDLAQRSLVRHGELHNNLRMSWGKVLAGWSRNPAQALARLLELNHRFALDGSDPASYGGLLWCLGLFDRPFPPARPVTGTVRQRSLAAHGARLDLPACARRVDLPSTGRARNVAIIGGGIAGAAAARVLADAGHRVCVLEKSRGAGGRMATRREAGLAFDHGAQFITVRDPRFRAQARRWREAGLLVPWRPRSAGPDEGRERLLAVPAMNALAAHLLTGIELRTSTTVGSLSRHPDGWRVMGAEGGELACADAVVVTAPAPQSASLLREPAPALAALLDEVGYEPCWAALLCLEAPVPDVELLRGGPDAPLALASAMASRAGRPQAPAWVVHAGAGWSRRHLEATPEQVLPVLVDAFLAAAGLPASAVRSASAHRWRYALCSSPLQRPMLHDAGLGLAVAGDGLLGGRVESAWLSGVAAAAALLRHWHLDESGAPAA; from the coding sequence ATGGTCGCCATGTCATTCGACAGCGCCGCTGCCAGTCTGCCCCACGTGTTGCCTTCACACCTGGCCGAGCGGGTGAGGCAGATCAACCCCGGCCCGCTGCGGGGCGGGGGCGAGTTCGTGCTGCTGTGGCTGCACCATGCCTGTCGCGACCACGACAATCCGGCACTGGATGTCGCCCTGCACCTGGCCGCCGACCTCGACAGGCCGGTACTCGCCTACCAGGGCCTGGGCAGCGGTCACCGCCACGACAACGACCGCCACCATGCCTTCATCCTGCAGGGCGCGCGCGCCCTGGCGCCGGCGCTGGCCCGTCGCGGCGTCAGGTCGGTGTTCTGGCTGCCGATGACGGAGCCCGATGGCGGCGTCGAGGCGGGGCCGGCGCGGTCGCCCCTGGCCGCGCTGGTCCGCCGTGCCTGCGTGGTGGTCACCGACGACATGCCGGCGCCGCCCTGGCCGCGCTGGCTGTCCGGACTGGCGGCGCGGGTGCCGACGCCGCTGCTGGCGGTGGACAGCGCCTGCATCGTGCCGATGGCGCTCAGCCGGACGCCGCCGCAGCGCGCCTTCGCGTTTCGGGAGCGGCTCTGGCACGAGCTGCAGGCGCGCCTCGACGGCGACTGGCCCGCCGCGCCCGACGCCTCGCCGTTCACCGGCGACCCGGGGTTCGCGCCGTTCGACCTCGCAGGCGACCTGGCCCGGGCCATCGGTCGCTGCCGGATCGACCACCAGGTGGCGCCGGTGGCGCACACGCCGGGCGGCAGCGAAGCCGGCTACCGTCGCTGGCAGGCATTCCGCGCGTCCGGACTGGCCGACTACCACCGACTGCGCAACGACGCAGCCGTGGCGTTTCCCCAGGGCGTTTCCAGGTTGTCCGCCTACCTGCACCACGGCATGGTGTCCGCGCGCCGGATCGCCCGCGAGGCCCGTGAGGCCGGCGGTGCCGGGGCGGCGAAGTTCCTGGACGAGCTGTGGACCTGGCGCGAACTCGCCTGGCACTGGTGCGCCCGGGTGGATGATCCGGGCACGCTGGATGCGCTGCCGGACTGGGCCCGCGACACCCTGCGCGCCCACACCGACGACCCCCGGCCGGCGTGGCGCGACCTCGATGCCCTCAGCTCGGGACGCAGCGGTGTGGCGTTGTGGGACCTGGCGCAACGCAGCCTGGTGCGTCATGGCGAGCTGCACAACAACCTGCGGATGAGCTGGGGCAAGGTCCTGGCCGGCTGGTCGAGGAATCCGGCGCAGGCCCTGGCGCGCCTGCTGGAACTCAACCACCGGTTCGCACTGGATGGCAGCGACCCAGCCTCGTACGGCGGCCTGCTCTGGTGCCTGGGGCTGTTCGACCGCCCGTTTCCACCGGCACGGCCGGTCACCGGTACGGTGCGGCAGCGTTCGCTCGCGGCGCACGGCGCGCGCCTCGACCTGCCGGCCTGCGCCCGTCGTGTCGACCTGCCGTCGACCGGCAGGGCCCGCAACGTGGCCATCATCGGCGGCGGCATCGCCGGCGCCGCCGCCGCCCGCGTCCTTGCCGATGCCGGTCATAGGGTCTGCGTGCTGGAGAAGTCGCGCGGCGCGGGCGGACGCATGGCGACCCGTCGCGAGGCGGGTCTGGCCTTCGATCACGGCGCCCAGTTCATCACCGTGCGCGATCCGCGCTTCCGCGCCCAGGCAAGGCGCTGGCGCGAGGCGGGACTGCTGGTGCCGTGGCGGCCGCGATCGGCGGGACCCGACGAGGGCCGCGAGCGACTGCTGGCGGTGCCCGCCATGAACGCGCTCGCCGCCCACCTGCTGACCGGCATCGAGTTGCGCACCTCGACGACGGTAGGCAGCCTGTCGCGGCACCCGGACGGCTGGCGGGTCATGGGTGCGGAGGGCGGCGAGCTGGCGTGCGCGGACGCGGTTGTGGTCACCGCGCCCGCACCGCAGTCCGCCAGCCTGCTGCGCGAGCCGGCTCCGGCCCTTGCCGCCCTGCTCGACGAGGTGGGCTACGAACCCTGCTGGGCCGCCCTGCTTTGCCTGGAAGCGCCGGTGCCGGACGTCGAACTCCTGCGCGGCGGCCCGGATGCGCCGCTGGCGCTGGCCAGCGCCATGGCCAGTCGCGCCGGTCGCCCCCAGGCCCCGGCCTGGGTCGTGCATGCCGGTGCCGGCTGGTCGCGCCGCCACCTGGAGGCGACTCCAGAGCAGGTGCTTCCCGTGCTGGTCGATGCCTTCCTGGCCGCCGCCGGCCTTCCCGCCAGTGCGGTCCGCTCGGCCAGTGCCCATCGCTGGCGCTACGCGCTGTGCAGCTCACCGCTGCAGCGGCCGATGCTGCACGATGCCGGACTCGGGCTTGCGGTCGCCGGGGATGGCCTGCTGGGCGGCCGCGTGGAATCGGCGTGGCTCAGCGGCGTGGCGGCGGCAGCTGCGCTGCTGCGGCACTGGCACCTGGACGAGAGCGGTGCACCGGCGGCGTGA